In Odocoileus virginianus isolate 20LAN1187 ecotype Illinois chromosome 23, Ovbor_1.2, whole genome shotgun sequence, one DNA window encodes the following:
- the ASCL4 gene encoding achaete-scute homolog 4 produces the protein MMEKRPQAGLLTLPYHLRRVPLGVPRSLPRLPLRDSFRVSESLDPACWEPALGGGGAPKRPYLPLRLDGAFEPAFLRKRNERERQRVRCVNEGYARLRDHLPRELAHKRLSKVETLRAAIGYIKQLQEVLERHARGQEGAAGAGSSRRAECNSDGESKASSAPSPSSEPEDGAS, from the coding sequence ATGATGGAGAAACGTCCACAGGCCGGACTGCTGACCCTGCCGTATCACCTGCGCCGGGTGCCCCTGGGCGTGCCGAGGTCCCTGCCCCGCCTCCCCCTGCGGGACTCCTTCAGAGTCTCCGAGAGTCTGGACCCCGCGTGCTGGGAGCCAGcgctcggcggcggcggcgccccgAAGCGGCCCTACCTGCCCCTCCGGCTGGACGGCGCCTTCGAGCCCGCCTTTCTCCGCAAGCGCAACGAGCGCGAGCGGCAGCGAGTGCGCTGCGTGAACGAGGGGTATGCGCGCCTCCGAGACCACCTGCCCCGCGAGCTGGCGCACAAGCGCCTCAGCAAAGTGGAGACTCTCCGCGCCGCCATCGGCTACATCAAGCAGCTCCAGGAGGTGCTGGAGCGCCACGCGCGGGGACAGGAGGGTGCGGCCGGTGCCGGCTCCTCGCGCAGGGCCGAATGCAACAGCGACGGCGAGTCCAAGGCCTCATCGGCTCCTTCGCCCAGCAGCGAGCCCGAGGACGGGGCCAGCTAG
- the RTCB gene encoding RNA-splicing ligase RtcB homolog, with the protein MSRSYNDELQFLEKINKNCWRIRKGFVPNMQVEGVFYVNDSLEKLMFEELRNACRGGGVGGFLPAMKQIGNVAALPGIVHRSIGLPDVHSGYGFAIGNMAAFDMNDPEAVVSPGGVGFDINCGVRLLRTNLDESDVQPVKEQLAQAMFDHIPVGVGSKGVIPMNAKDLEEALEMGVDWSLREGYAWAEDKEHCEEYGRMLQADPNKVSARAKKRGLPQLGTLGAGNHYAEIQVVDEIFNEYAAKKMGIDHKGQVCVMIHSGSRGLGHQVATDALVAMEKAMKRDKIIVNDRQLACARIASPEGQDYLKGMAAAGNYAWVNRSSMTFLTRQAFAKVFNTTPDDLDLHVIYDVSHNIAKVEQHVVDGKERTLLVHRKGSTRAFPPHHPLIAVDYQLTGQPVLIGGTMGTCSYVLTGTEQGMTETFGTTCHGAGRALSRAKSRRNLDFQDVLDKLADMGIAIRVASPKLVMEEAPESYKNVTDVVNTCHDAGISKKAIKLRPIAVIKG; encoded by the exons GTTGAAGGAGTTTTCTATGTGAATGATTCCCTGGAAAAATTAATGTTTGAAGAATTAAGGAATGCCTGTCGAGGTGGTG gTGTTGGTGGCTTCCTGCCAGCCATGAAACAAATTGGCAATGTGGCTGCCCTGCCTGGGATTGTTCAT cGATCCATTGGTCTTCCTGATGTCCATTCAGGTTATGGGTTTGCTATTGGAAATATGGCAGCCTTTGATATGAATGACCCCGAAGCAGTGGTATCCCCAG GTGGTGTCGGATTTGACATTAACTGCGGTGTCCGCTTGCTGAGAACCAATTTAGATGAAAGTGATGTTCAGCCTGTGAAAGAGCAACTTGCCCAAGCTATGTTTGACCACATTCCTGTGGGAGTGGGGTCAAAAGGTGTCATCCCAATGAATGCCAA AGACTTGGAGGAGGCCTTGGAGATGGGTGTGGACTGGTCCCTGAGAGAAGGCTATGCCTGGGCAGAGGACAAGGAGCACTGTGAGGAGTATGGAAGGATGCTGCAAGCTGATCCCAATAAAGTCTCAGCCAGAGCTAAAAAAAGAGGCCTTCCCCAG TTGGGGACTCTGGGAGCAGGCAACCACTATGCAGAAATCCAGGTTGTGGATGAGATTTTCAACGAGTATGCTGCTAAGAAAATGGGCATTGACCATAAGGGACAGGTGTGTGTGATGATCCACAGTGGAAGCAGAGGCTTGGGCCACCAAGTCGCCACAG ATGCACTTGTAGCTATGGAAAAAGCCATGAAGAGAGACAAGATCATAGTCAACGACCGTCAGTTGGCTTGTGCTCGGATCGCTTCCCCAGAGGGTCAGGACTACCTGAAGGGAATGGCGGCGGCTGGGAACTATGCCTGGGTCAACCGCTCTTCCATGACCTTCTTAACCCGTCAG GCTTTTGCCAAGGTCTTCAACACAACCCCTGATGACTTGGACCTGCATGTGATCTATGATGTTTCTCACAATATTGCCAAAGTAGAACAGCATGTGGTGGACGGGAAGGAGCGGACTCTGTTAGTACACAGGAAGGGGTCCACCCGAGCCTTCCCTCCTCACCATCCGCTCATTGCGGTTGATTACCAA CTTACTGGACAACCAGTGCTCATTGGTGGCACCATGGGGACCTGTAGCTATGTTCTTACTGGTACTGAGCAGGGCATGACTGAAACCTTTGGAACAACTTGCCATGGAGCG GGCCGTGCACTGTCCCGAGCAAAGTCAAGACGTAATTTAGATTTCCAGGACGTCCTCGACAAATTGGCAGACATGGGAATTGCAATCCGTGTCGCCTCACCCAAGCTGGTAATGGAAGAG GCCCCTGAGTCCTATAAGAACGTGACGGATGTGGTGAACACCTGCCATGATGCTGGAATCAGCAAGAAGGCCATTAAACTGAGGCCAATTGCTGTTATCAAAGGATAG